GAACGCTGCACCACCGACCGACAGGAGCTGCACGCGCAACTCGCGCGAGAGGGGGAGGAACTGGCATGGACCGACTGCTGACGGTCAAGGAGGCCGCCGAGGTGCTGGGCACCTGGGAGACCAGCGGGGAGCGCTTCCCCCGTCGCCTCGTCGCCGAACGGCGGATCGCCTTCGTGAAGGTCGGCCGTCACGTCCGCATCCCCGCGGCTGCCCTCGCCGAGTACATCGTCGCCAACACCGTCCAGCCGGTCACCCGGCGGACCCGACGCATGCGGGCGGTGGCCTGATGGCGGGCAAGCGCCGGCAGTTCGGCCGGATTCGGAAGCTGCCGTCCGGGCGTTTCCAGGCGCGGTACCTCGACCCGAACGGTGTGCTCCGCCCGGCACCCGAGACGTTCGAGACCAAGATGGACGCCGATGACTGGCTGGCCGAAGTGCAGACCTCGATCCGCAAGCAGGACTGGCGCGACCCGGACGCCGGGGCGGTCAACTTCGCCGAGTACGCCGAAGCGTGGATCACCGAGCGCGGGTTGATGCCGACGACGGAGGAGCTGTACCGGCGCCTGCTCCGGCTGCACCTGGTCCCCGCCCTCGGCGCGTGGGACCTGGACGAGATCACGCCCCCGCGCGTCCGGACCTGGCGGGCCGAGCTGCTGACCAGCGGCAAGGCGACCACCACGGCGAAGGCGTACCGGCTGCTCAAGGCCATCATGGCGACGGCGGTCGACGACGAGCTGATCCGCCGCAACCCGTGCCGGATCAAGGGCGCGGGGAAAGAGAGCGCGCCCGAACGCGGCACCGCTTCCATCGAGAAGGTCTACGAGCTGGCCGAACTGGTCGGGTCGCGCTGGCGGTTGATGGTGCTGCTGGGCGCCTTCACCACGCTCCGCCCGGAAGAACTGGCCGAGCTGCGGCGATCGGACCTCGACCTGGTCGCGGGGACGGTCCGCGTCCGGATGGCGGCCCCCGAGCTGAACACCGGCCGCCGCGCCCCGGGCGACACCAAGACGGAGGCGGGCAAGCGGACCATCACGATGCCGGCCGCGATGCTCCCGGACGCCCGGCTGCACCTGGAGCTGTTCGCGGAGAAGGAGCCGGACGGCCTCCTCTTCGTGGGTGAACGTGGGGCCCCCTTCCGACGCACCAGCTTCGGACGCATCTGGCGTGCGGCCCGGGTGAAGGCGGGCCTGCCGGGCTTCCGCTTCTACGACCTGCGGCACACCGGCAACACCCTGGCGGCCTCGACCGGCGCCAGCCTCAAGGAGCTGATGGCCAGGATGGGGCACGCCTCGGTCCGGGCCGCGCTGATCTACCAGCACGCGACCAGCGAGCGGGACCGGAAGATCGCCGACGGCATGGACGCCGAGATCGCCCGGCAGCTCGGCGAGGGCACGGACCCCTCGGAGCGGGCATAGGGCACGCCGGGGACACGTGATCCCGGAATTGGTCCAGACAACGAAGAAGCCCCAGGTCGCTGACCTGGGGCTTTCTCATGGAGCGGGTGACGAGAATCGAACTCGCGCTCTAAGCTTGGGAAGCTCATGTTCTACCATTAAACTACACCCGCAGCCGACGGCCCGTCAGTGACGGCCCGATCAAGGACCACTGTACCCCATGGTGCGGGGCGGTGAGCACAGGGTTCCGGTGGCGGCGAGCCTGGGTGGGTGGTGTCCGGTAGATCCCCTAATGTGACGCTGTCGGCGGAGAGTGCGGGAAGGGGACCGATGGAGCAGCGCACCGTGGTTCGTTGTGTCGAGGGGCACGTGTTCAGTACGGCGGCGTTTCCGATGCAGCATCTGCAGGCGGGGCGGTTGGGGCCGGGGCGGTTGTTGCGGTGTCCCGGGTGCGGGCGGTTGCGGAGTTCGGTGCCAGCGGACGTGTCGGAGCTGTCGGCGGACGAACTGGCGCGCGGGCTGCGGCTGGTGGCGGTGGAGTCGCTGTCGTAGCGGGTGGCCGGAGCGGTCCACGGGGCGGGCGCTTTTGGGGCGCCCGCCCCGTGGCACGTACGCTCGGGGGCGTGCTGCTCTCCGACAACGACATCCGTGCCGAGATCGACAAGGGGCGGGTCGTGATCGACCCGTTCGAGTCGTCGATGGTCCAGCCGTCGAGCATCGACGTTCGACTGGACCGGTTCTTCCGGGTCTTCGAGAACCACCGCTACCCGCACATCGACCCTTCGGAGGAGCAGCCGGACCTGACGCGGCTGGTCGAGCCGGACGGGGACGACGCGTTCATCCTGCACCCGGGCGAGTTCGTGCTGGCGTCCACCTTCGAGGTGATCACGCTGCCGGACGACGTGGCCTCGCGGTTGGAGGGGAAGTCGAGCCTGGGGCGGCTGGGGCTGCTGACGCACTCGACGGCGGGGTTCATCGACCCGGGGTTCAGCGGGCACGTGACGCTGGAGCTGTCGAACGTGGCGACGCTGCCGATCAAGCTGTACCCGGGGATGAAGATCGGGCAGCTGTGCCTGTTCCGGCTCTCCTCGCCGGCCGAGCACCCGTACGGCTCGGCGCGCTACGGCTCGCGGTACCAGGGGCAGCGCGGCCCGACGCCGTCCCGCTCCTACCTGAACTTCCACCGCACCCGGATCTGAACGGACGTGCGGACGAGGGCCGGCCCCGACGGACGGGGCCGGCCCTCGGCGTGTGCGGGGGCGGGCGTCAGGCGCGGACGGGGGTGGTGACGGCGACGAGTTCGGTGCCGTCCGCGGTGAGGGTGAGTGCGGTGCACAGGCCGGTGAGCTGGCCGAGGTGGTGCAGGTGGGTGCCGCCGCAGGCGATGGCGGCGGGGCCCTCGGGGAGTTCGGCGTGCCAGCGGCGGCGGGCGGTGAGTTCGGGGCCGGGGGTGTCGATGCCGACGGGGGCGTCGGCGGCGACCCAGGCGGCGAGCCGGGCGTTGACGTCCGCGGTGAGGGCGGGGAGGGCGTCGGCGAGGGCCGGGAGGGCGTCGGTGGCGTCGACGGTGAAGCCCTTCTTCTTCAGCGACTTGCCGATCCGGTAGGTGTCGGTGCTGGCGGTGGTGTCCATCACCGAGCCGTCCATGGCGAGGCTGTCGAAGTCGGGGTGGCCGAGGGCGTCGGTGCGGCCGGGGTCCTTGCGCCAGCGCGGGGCGAGGGCGGCGTTCAGGGCGAGGGCGAGCAGGTGGCAGCCGGTGTGCGCGGCGGAGAGCGCGGCGCGGCGTCCGGCGTCGACGGCGAGCTGGGCGGTGCGTCCGACGGCCTCGGGTCCGAGCGCGCCGGCGGGCAGCACGTGCAGCACCAGCCAGGACCAGTCCTCGTCGCCGCGCCGGACCGGGATGTCGGCGCCGACCGCGAACTCGCCCGCGGGCCCGGCCGCGCCGGTGAGGCAGTCGACGACGGGGTGCGCGGTGCCGTCGACGGTGAGGGTGCCGTGGTCGGCGGGCTGGTCGGGCCAGGTGTGGTCGACGGGGTGGAACGGGGTCGCCGCGGTGACCACCGCGGTGCGGCCGTCCGGCAGGGCGTGCACGGCGAGGACCGGCGACTCGCCGGTCACCTCCCCGGCCGGAAAGCTGACGTGGGTGGTGGGCAGGCTCATGCGCGGGCTCCGGACGGGGTGCGAGGGTGGGTCGAACACCTCACCCTACAAACCCGGTCGGACCGGGCCGGACGCCCAGCCCGGGGAGGGGGTCCGGCCGAATCCGGGGCTCCGGGCCCGGGCGCTGCGCCTCAGCCCAGGGTCGGCAGCTTGATCAGCACCAGCAGCGCCAGCAGCTGCACCGCCGCCGCGCCGGCCGCCTTGCCCCAGGGCAGGTCGTGAATCCGCCGCACCATGGTGGTCAGCAGGACCGCGCAGCCCACCCAGGTCGCCCAGCCGACCACCTGCACGACCGGGTTGCCGGCCGGCAGGAAGAGGGCGAGCAGCAGCCGCGGGGCGTCGGTGGTCCAGCTGATCAGCGCGGCCAGGCCGACCGTGGACTGCCAGGGGCCGTCGCCGCCGGACTGCCGGGCCAGGACGTAGGTGACCGCGGAGAGCACCCCGCCGGCCAGCGTGAAGGCGACTGCGGCGCCGCCGATCGCCCACAGCGCGACCGCGAAGGTGGAGTGCACCACCTGGTCGTAGGTGGAGTCGAGGGCGAACACCGCGAGCACGCCGTACAGCAGCGACACGCACAGCGCGGGCAGCCACACCTGGTGGTCGCGCATCCGGTCGAAGGTGGCGCCGGGGCTGCGGTACATGCCGACCAGCAGCTGCCGCCAGGGCAGCCGGGGCCCGCCCGCGTGCGGCGCGGCCTGGCCGCCGGCCCGGTAGACGGCGACGTTGTCCGCCGCCCCGGGGGCGTAGCCGCCCGGCTCGGGGCCGTCCGGGTGGTGGCCGTAGCCGTAGCCGTCCTGCCCCGCCGGGTGGCCCGGGTGGCCGCCGTACCCGTCGTCGTAGCCCTGGCCGTCGTAGCCCTGGCTGTCGTAGCCCCGGCCGTAGCCGTCGTCGTACGGGTACGGCTGCTCACCGTAGGGCTGGTCGCCGTAGGGCTGCTCGCCGAGCGCGAAGGCCCTGGTGTGGCCGGGGCCGGTCGCCGGGGCCGGTGGGCCCGGGGTGCGGGGCGGTGAAGTACTCGGGGGCGCCGGTGGGCGCGCCGGGGTACGGGTCGCCCTGGGGGGTGCCCGGTGCGGGTGCCGTCCAGCGCTGCCGGGGATCGGCGCCCCGTCCGTCGTCGTGTCGATTGCCAGCCACGCCTCGACGGTACCCGCAACGGCTGACCCACCGTCGGGTGATCATGGCGGTGGGGCCGGATTGCAGCCGTCCTGTGACGGTGCGCCCGGATTCGGCCCGACGTGTTCCGGCGGAGTCCGAGCGGGAGGGCTCAGCCGGTGACGCCGGCGCCGGGCGCGTGCACCGCGGCGGCGTTGCTGAGGCCGGCCTCGCAGCCGCCGGGGCCCGCCGACAGCCGGACGGCGCCGACCGGGAGCCGGGTGCCGCAGGCGATCCGCAGGCCGGACGGGAGCTCGTTCTCGGCCTCCAGGACGGCGCCGTCGCCGATCACCACGCCGTCCAGCGAGCAGCGCTCACCGACCTCGGCGTAGGCGCCGACGATGGAGTCCCGGACGTACGCGCCGGCCTCGATCCGGGCGCCGGGCAGCACCACGCTGCCCTCGACGATGGCGCCGGCGGCGACCCGGGCGCCCTCGGAGACCACGGTGCCGGAGCTGAGCACGGCGGCCGGGTCGACGTGCGAGCCGGGCAGCAGCAGCGCCTCGCCGGTGGGGCCGGGGACGGCCGGGGAGTCGACCTTGCCGAGCACCAGGTCGGCCGAGCCGCGGACGAAGGCCCCGGGGGTGCCCAGGTCCAGCCAGTAGGAGGTGTCGACGACGCCGCGCAGCAGCGCGCCGGTGGCGAGCAGTTCGGGGAAGGTCTCGCGCTCGACCGAGACCTCGCGGCCGGTCGGGATGCGGTCGATCACCGAGCGGGTGAAGACGTAGCAGCCCGCGTTGATCTGGTCGGTGACGATCTGCTCGGGGGTCTCGGGCTTCTCCAGGAAGGCGAGCACCCGGCCGTCCGGGTCGGTCGGGACGAGGCCGAAGGCGCGCGGATCGGCCACCCGGGTGAGGTGCAGGGTGACGTCGGCGCCGGAGGCGCTGTGCCCGTCGCGCAGGGCGGCGATGTCCAGGCCGGAGAGGATGTCGCCGTTGAAGACCAGCACCGGCTCGTCGGGGCCGCAGGTGAGGCCGGTGGCGGCGTTGCGGATCGCGCCGCCGGTGCCCAGCGGCTCCTCCTCGGTGAGGTAGACCAGTTCGATGCCGTAGGGGCTGCCGTCCTGGAAGTGGTCGACGAAGACCTCGGCGAGGTAGGAGGTGGCGAGCACCACGCGGGTGACGCCGGCGGCGGCGGCCCGGGCGAGCTGGTGCGCGATGAACGGGACGCCCGCCACGGGCAGCATCGGTTTCGGCGTATGGGTGGTCAACGGACGGAGGCGGGTGCCCTTGCCTCCGACCAGCATGATCGCCTGGGTCATGGTGCTGTCTCCCGTGGTCGAATTCCGGCGGCCCGGCACGACAGGGTCCGGTGCGCTCGCTCGGTGAACTGGCCGGGGCGGCGTGCCATGGCCTCCGACGGAACCGGTCCTTCCCGCGGTTCCGTCGCACACTCTATTTGCTCGAACATCGCCTGAGTGCCACCACCCCGGTCGATCGTGCGTGCGGATCGGCGCTCCGGGGCCGGGCCGCGGCCCCGGTGCCGTACTCCGGTCCGGACGCGGCCGGACCCCGGGGCCGCGACGGGCGCCCGGGGTCCGGGTGGTGCGGGGGTGCAGGTGGTGCAGGTGGTGCGGGGGTGTCAGGCCTCGACCGGCTCCGCCTCGGCGGCGGGGGCGGCCTTGACCGACTCCAGCAGCAGCTGGGCGACGTCGACGACCTTGAGGTGCTCCTTGGCCGCGCCCTCGTTCTTCTTGCCGTTGACCGAGTCGGAGAGCATCACCAGGCAGAACGGGCAGGCGGTGGAGACGATGTCCGGGTTCAGCGACAGCGCCTCGTCCACCCGCTCGGTGTTGATCCGCTTGCCGATCCGCTCCTCCATCCACATCCGGGCGCCGCCGGCGCCGCAGCAGAAGCCGCGCTCCTTGTGGCGGTGCATCTCCTCGTTGCGCAGGCCGGGCACCCGGCCGATGATCTCGCGCGGCGGGGTGTAGACCTTGTTGTGCCGGCCGAGGTAGCACGGGTCGTGGTAGGTGATCAGGCCCTCCACCGGGTTCACCGGCAGCAGCTTGCCCTCGTCGATCAGGTGCTGGAGCAGCTGGGTGTGGTGGATGACCTCGAAGTGGCCGCCGAGCTGCGGGTACTCGTTGGCGATGGTGTTGAAGCAGTGCGGGCAGGTGGCGACGATCCGCTTGGTGGGGGCGTCCTCCAGCGCGGCGTTCAGGGTCTCGACGTTCTGCGCGCCGAGCATCTGGAACAGGAACTCGTTGCCGAGGCGGCGCGGGGAGTCACCGGTGCAGGTCTCCTCCTTGCCGAGGATGGCGAACTTCACGCCCGCGGTGTGCAGCAGTTCGGCGAACGCCTTGGTGGTCTTCTTGGCCCGGTCCTCCAGGGCGCCGGCGCAGCCGACCCAGTAGAGGTACTCGACCTCGGCGGGGTCGATGTCCTCGCCGATCACCGGCACCTCGATGCCGGTCTCCTTCTTCAGCTCCTTGACCCAGTCCAGCCGGGCCTTGGTGGCCAGGCCCCACGGGTTGCCCTTGTTCTCCAGGTTCTTGAGCATCGTCCCGGCCTCGGTCGGGAAGCTGCTCTCGATCATCACCTGGTAGCGGCGCATGTCGACGATGTGGTCGATGTGCTCGATGTCGACCGGGCACTGCTCGACGCAGGCGCCGCAGGTGGTGCAGGACCACAGGACGTCCGGGTCGATGACGCCGTTCTCCTCGGCGGTGCCGATCAGCGGGCGCTCGGCCTCGGCCAGGGCGGCGGCGGGGACGCCGGCGAGCTGCTCGGCGGTGGCCTGCTCCTCGCCCTCCATGGACTTGCCGCCGCCGGCCAGCAGGTAGGGCGCCTTGGCGAAGGCGTGCTCGCGCAGGCTCATGATCAGCAGCTTGGGCGAGAGCGGCTTGCCGGTGTTCCAGGCCGGGCACTGCGACTGGCAGCGGCCGCACTCGGTGCAGGTGGAGAAGTCGAGGATGCCCTTCCAGGAGAAGTGCTCGACCTGGGAGACGCCGAACACGGCGTCGTCGGCCGGGTCCTCGAAGTCGATCGGGGCGCCGCCGCTGGTCATCGGGCGCAGCGCGCCGAGCGCGGTGCCGCCGTCGTCCTCGCGCTTGAAGTAGATGTTGAAGAAGGCCAGGAAGCGGTGCCAGGCGACGCCCATCGAGGGGTTGACGCCGATGGTGATCGCCCAGGCGAAGGAGATGCAGATCTTCAGCATCGCGAACAGGTAGACCAGGTTGACCAGGGTGCCGTGCGCGGTGCCGTGGAAGGCGGCGGCGATCGGGTACGAGACCAGGTAGGCCGGGTCGTAGGAGTCGACGCCCTCCAGGGCGCCCTCCAGGCCGCGCAGCATCATGATGCACAGGCCGATGCCGAGGATCGTGTACTCGACGTAGAACGCCTGCCAGGCGATCGAGCCGGCGAACCGGGACTTGCGGCCGGCCCGGGAGGGCAGGCTGAGCAGGCGGATCACCATCAGGGTGAGGATGCCCAGGGTGGTGAGGGTGCCGATCAGCTCGACGAAGATGTTCCACGGCAGCCAGTGGCCGATGACCGGGAGCACGAACTCGGCGTCGAAGAGCTGCCCGAAGGCGTTCACCAGGGTGAGCACCAGCGAGAAGAACCCGACGGCGACGAACCAGTGGGCGACGCCGACGACGCCCCAGCGGTTCATCCGGGTGTGGCCGAGGAACTCCTTGGCCACGGTGGCGACCCGCTGCGCGGGCTGCCCGAATCGGGTGCCGTCGGCGGAGCCGGTGCGCACCACCTTGTAGATGTACAGCGCCGCACGGGCGGCGAGCGCGGTGCCGATCACGAATGTGACCAGCGAGATGACGATCGCTGCTAGCTGCATCGGCTCTCCGTCTCCAGCGGCTCTGGTCCGAGTCTTCCCTTGGGTCCCCCCGCAGATTGTACTGGTCGGTAACTTGCAGGGTCGACGCGCCGGACATTACCGCGCGTTAACACTCCGCCAGAAGATGTTCAAGGTATGGCGGCAGTCACTAAGCCCAGACTCACCCGTCCGGAGCAGCCGCCGGACCCCTCGCGACATAAGCGCTCAGTAAAGTTGAGCGACACGGACTCAAAGCTGTTGACGCCGCCCGATCGGTCGTGCATCCTTGAGTCCGTACTGCTCAACTTCTCCTCGGAGGTATTCACGATGGCACGCGCGGTCGGCATCGACCTCGGTACGACGAACTCCGTCGTCAGTGTTCTTGAGGGCGGTGAGCCCACGGTCATCACCAACGCCGAGGGCGCTCGGACCACGCCGTCCGTCGTCGCCTTCGCCAAGAACGGCGAGGTGCTCGTCGGCGAGGTCGCCAAGCGGCAGGCGGTCACCAACGTCGACCGCACCATCCGCTCGGTGAAGCGCCACATGGGCACCGACTGGAAGATCGGCATCGACGGCAAGGACTTCACGCCGCAGCAGAT
This is a stretch of genomic DNA from Kitasatospora fiedleri. It encodes these proteins:
- a CDS encoding excisionase family DNA-binding protein encodes the protein MDRLLTVKEAAEVLGTWETSGERFPRRLVAERRIAFVKVGRHVRIPAAALAEYIVANTVQPVTRRTRRMRAVA
- a CDS encoding tyrosine-type recombinase/integrase, which gives rise to MAGKRRQFGRIRKLPSGRFQARYLDPNGVLRPAPETFETKMDADDWLAEVQTSIRKQDWRDPDAGAVNFAEYAEAWITERGLMPTTEELYRRLLRLHLVPALGAWDLDEITPPRVRTWRAELLTSGKATTTAKAYRLLKAIMATAVDDELIRRNPCRIKGAGKESAPERGTASIEKVYELAELVGSRWRLMVLLGAFTTLRPEELAELRRSDLDLVAGTVRVRMAAPELNTGRRAPGDTKTEAGKRTITMPAAMLPDARLHLELFAEKEPDGLLFVGERGAPFRRTSFGRIWRAARVKAGLPGFRFYDLRHTGNTLAASTGASLKELMARMGHASVRAALIYQHATSERDRKIADGMDAEIARQLGEGTDPSERA
- the dcd gene encoding dCTP deaminase, whose protein sequence is MLLSDNDIRAEIDKGRVVIDPFESSMVQPSSIDVRLDRFFRVFENHRYPHIDPSEEQPDLTRLVEPDGDDAFILHPGEFVLASTFEVITLPDDVASRLEGKSSLGRLGLLTHSTAGFIDPGFSGHVTLELSNVATLPIKLYPGMKIGQLCLFRLSSPAEHPYGSARYGSRYQGQRGPTPSRSYLNFHRTRI
- a CDS encoding alanyl-tRNA editing protein, whose protein sequence is MSLPTTHVSFPAGEVTGESPVLAVHALPDGRTAVVTAATPFHPVDHTWPDQPADHGTLTVDGTAHPVVDCLTGAAGPAGEFAVGADIPVRRGDEDWSWLVLHVLPAGALGPEAVGRTAQLAVDAGRRAALSAAHTGCHLLALALNAALAPRWRKDPGRTDALGHPDFDSLAMDGSVMDTTASTDTYRIGKSLKKKGFTVDATDALPALADALPALTADVNARLAAWVAADAPVGIDTPGPELTARRRWHAELPEGPAAIACGGTHLHHLGQLTGLCTALTLTADGTELVAVTTPVRA
- a CDS encoding Yip1 family protein, yielding MYRSPGATFDRMRDHQVWLPALCVSLLYGVLAVFALDSTYDQVVHSTFAVALWAIGGAAVAFTLAGGVLSAVTYVLARQSGGDGPWQSTVGLAALISWTTDAPRLLLALFLPAGNPVVQVVGWATWVGCAVLLTTMVRRIHDLPWGKAAGAAAVQLLALLVLIKLPTLG
- a CDS encoding (Fe-S)-binding protein translates to MQLAAIVISLVTFVIGTALAARAALYIYKVVRTGSADGTRFGQPAQRVATVAKEFLGHTRMNRWGVVGVAHWFVAVGFFSLVLTLVNAFGQLFDAEFVLPVIGHWLPWNIFVELIGTLTTLGILTLMVIRLLSLPSRAGRKSRFAGSIAWQAFYVEYTILGIGLCIMMLRGLEGALEGVDSYDPAYLVSYPIAAAFHGTAHGTLVNLVYLFAMLKICISFAWAITIGVNPSMGVAWHRFLAFFNIYFKREDDGGTALGALRPMTSGGAPIDFEDPADDAVFGVSQVEHFSWKGILDFSTCTECGRCQSQCPAWNTGKPLSPKLLIMSLREHAFAKAPYLLAGGGKSMEGEEQATAEQLAGVPAAALAEAERPLIGTAEENGVIDPDVLWSCTTCGACVEQCPVDIEHIDHIVDMRRYQVMIESSFPTEAGTMLKNLENKGNPWGLATKARLDWVKELKKETGIEVPVIGEDIDPAEVEYLYWVGCAGALEDRAKKTTKAFAELLHTAGVKFAILGKEETCTGDSPRRLGNEFLFQMLGAQNVETLNAALEDAPTKRIVATCPHCFNTIANEYPQLGGHFEVIHHTQLLQHLIDEGKLLPVNPVEGLITYHDPCYLGRHNKVYTPPREIIGRVPGLRNEEMHRHKERGFCCGAGGARMWMEERIGKRINTERVDEALSLNPDIVSTACPFCLVMLSDSVNGKKNEGAAKEHLKVVDVAQLLLESVKAAPAAEAEPVEA